ATTTCGTACTCAATCGGGATACTCGAGGTTCCAAGTTCCGGCACACCGAGCGCGACGGTGACGGCCGCGTCGGCGTCGATTGGGCGAGTATAATCAATCTCGAGGCGAGCCAGTACAGTGCCGACCTCGGTCAGGGAGACACCGAGGACATCCCGAAAGTAGGCCTCTCTGGCCTGCTCGAGATAGGTCGCATACGTTGCGTTGTTGACGTGGCCCATAAAATCGATGTCGCGGAGCCGAACGTCAATATCGACTTCGTAAGGGTACTCGTCCATACGCAACCTGACGGGCGCATGTACTGTATGTGTGCCGCTCTCGGGATCCCCAGCGAGACTACGGCGTCTGTGTGCCACAGGCTGCTTCGAAGACTTCCTGGTGAAGCCGGTCAGTGACAGTCTCGAGCAGTGGCTGCATGTTTTTCGTGTCGGCACGATTGTACTCGATGAGCGTCTCGAGGGCAGCGTCGTCGCCGCGTTCGTACTCGTGCCAGAGACGGACGGCGT
The Natronolimnobius sp. AArcel1 genome window above contains:
- a CDS encoding thioesterase family protein → MDEYPYEVDIDVRLRDIDFMGHVNNATYATYLEQAREAYFRDVLGVSLTEVGTVLARLEIDYTRPIDADAAVTVALGVPELGTSSIPIEYEIRTNDEQAATAKTVQVLVDETTDSSKPLPEQWRERIDVTAD